In a single window of the Sphingosinicella microcystinivorans genome:
- a CDS encoding DUF2007 domain-containing protein, with product MPLAMVREYSGRIDADVARLALEAEGIPAVLFDAGMSSLGLGPITSARLMVDESDLARARQILDGTGA from the coding sequence ATGCCGCTCGCGATGGTCCGCGAATATTCGGGCCGCATCGACGCCGATGTGGCCCGTCTCGCGCTCGAGGCGGAGGGCATTCCGGCCGTACTGTTCGACGCGGGCATGTCCAGCCTCGGGCTGGGGCCGATCACGTCGGCACGGCTGATGGTGGACGAGAGCGACCTCGCCCGCGCGCGGCAGATCCTCGACGGGACCGGCGCTTAA
- a CDS encoding P-II family nitrogen regulator, which translates to MKLIIAIIKPFKLDPVREALSDIGVQGLTVTEVKGYGRQKGHTEVYRGAEYSVNMVPKLKLEIVVADDLAPRVVETISAAAATGSIGDGKIFTLDVGGAVRIRTGETNRTAL; encoded by the coding sequence ATGAAGCTGATCATCGCTATCATCAAGCCGTTCAAGCTCGACCCCGTGCGGGAGGCCCTGAGCGACATCGGCGTGCAGGGGCTGACCGTGACGGAGGTGAAAGGTTACGGGCGCCAGAAGGGGCACACGGAGGTGTACCGCGGCGCCGAGTACAGTGTGAACATGGTCCCGAAATTGAAGCTCGAGATCGTCGTCGCCGACGACCTTGCTCCGCGTGTCGTTGAAACCATCTCCGCCGCCGCCGCGACCGGAAGCATCGGCGACGGCAAGATCTTCACGCTCGATGTCGGCGGCGCCGTGCGCATCCGCACCGGCGAGACCAACAGAACCGCTCTTTAG
- the cysQ gene encoding 3'(2'),5'-bisphosphate nucleotidase CysQ produces MTRRFLDALLPVIRDAATLIEQIRETGAASRTKADRSPVTEADERAEALIVAALQSIDPGTQIVGEEACEAGGKPAAAERFWLIDPLDGTKSFLDGGADYSVNIGLVVNGSPVLGMVMAPRTGTIWAGIVGEGAWRFDGDRKTAIRCRPLPARPVVVTSRSHNDNRTLAYVAGIPGADVKPSGSSLKFCMIAEGEADVYPRFGPTSEWDTAAAHAVLLAAGGAMVDEHGTPFRYGKDDYLNGPFLAWGDPAAYAALPSITG; encoded by the coding sequence GTGACACGCCGCTTTCTTGACGCGCTGCTCCCGGTGATCCGGGACGCGGCAACCCTCATCGAACAGATCCGCGAAACCGGCGCGGCCTCGCGCACCAAGGCCGACCGCTCGCCCGTCACCGAGGCCGACGAGCGCGCCGAGGCGCTGATCGTCGCCGCGCTCCAGAGCATCGACCCGGGGACGCAGATCGTCGGCGAGGAAGCCTGCGAGGCCGGCGGCAAGCCCGCCGCCGCCGAGCGCTTCTGGCTCATCGACCCGCTCGACGGCACCAAGAGCTTCCTCGACGGCGGCGCCGACTATTCGGTGAACATCGGCCTCGTCGTGAACGGCAGCCCCGTGCTCGGCATGGTGATGGCGCCGCGCACCGGCACGATCTGGGCGGGCATCGTCGGCGAGGGCGCGTGGCGGTTCGACGGGGACAGGAAGACGGCGATCCGTTGCCGGCCGCTTCCAGCGCGGCCCGTCGTCGTCACCAGCCGCTCGCACAACGACAACCGCACGCTGGCCTATGTGGCGGGGATTCCGGGCGCGGACGTGAAGCCGAGCGGCTCCTCGCTCAAGTTCTGCATGATCGCCGAGGGCGAGGCGGACGTCTATCCGCGCTTCGGCCCGACATCGGAGTGGGACACCGCCGCGGCGCACGCCGTGCTGCTCGCCGCGGGCGGCGCAATGGTCGACGAGCACGGCACGCCGTTCCGCTACGGCAAGGACGACTATTTGAACGGGCCGTTCCTCGCGTGGGGCGACCCCGCCGCCTACGCCGCGCTGCCGTCGATCACCGGATAG
- a CDS encoding nitroreductase family protein gives MSLLLTRRSGKARDMVAPGPDAAQLRRILTAAARVPDHGKLAPWRFVVVPEGERAALAEAFDAIYVAEKPEAGRLEREAIREFARQAPALVVVLHRPAPESHIPLAEQTASAAAAAMTLAHAAHAEGFVSCWLTGWAAYSEGVTQLLGEAGDRIVGFLFLGTPGKPVEERPRPDLDDVVSVWRSA, from the coding sequence ATGTCCCTGCTTCTCACGCGCCGCTCCGGCAAGGCGCGCGATATGGTCGCACCGGGCCCGGACGCGGCGCAGCTCCGGCGCATCCTCACCGCCGCCGCGCGCGTGCCCGACCACGGCAAGCTGGCGCCGTGGCGCTTCGTGGTGGTGCCGGAGGGCGAACGCGCCGCGCTCGCCGAGGCGTTCGATGCGATCTATGTGGCCGAGAAGCCGGAGGCGGGCCGCCTCGAGCGCGAAGCCATCCGCGAGTTCGCGCGGCAGGCGCCCGCGCTGGTCGTCGTCCTCCACCGCCCCGCGCCCGAATCGCACATCCCGCTCGCCGAGCAGACGGCGTCGGCGGCAGCCGCGGCCATGACGCTCGCGCACGCCGCGCACGCCGAGGGCTTCGTGTCGTGCTGGCTGACCGGCTGGGCGGCCTATTCGGAGGGCGTGACGCAGCTGCTCGGCGAAGCGGGCGACCGCATCGTCGGCTTCCTGTTCCTCGGCACGCCGGGGAAGCCGGTGGAAGAACGCCCGCGCCCGGACCTCGACGACGTGGTGAGCGTCTGGCGCAGCGCATAG
- a CDS encoding GntR family transcriptional regulator — MWQTTRPIYIQIRDLIAAAIIDGDYGVGDSLPSVRALAAEQQVNPLTVSKAYQELQSAGLVSARRGLGLFVEPGARERLIADERKQFLTREWPGIRRHIDRLGLKPAELFDTADA; from the coding sequence ATGTGGCAGACGACGCGCCCGATCTATATCCAGATTCGCGACCTGATCGCGGCCGCCATCATCGACGGCGACTACGGCGTCGGGGATTCGCTGCCCTCGGTGCGGGCGCTCGCCGCCGAGCAGCAGGTCAATCCGCTCACCGTCTCCAAGGCCTATCAGGAGCTGCAATCCGCCGGGCTCGTCTCTGCGCGGCGCGGGCTCGGGCTGTTCGTGGAGCCGGGCGCGCGCGAACGGCTGATCGCCGACGAACGCAAGCAGTTCCTGACGCGCGAGTGGCCGGGCATCCGCCGCCACATCGACCGCCTCGGCTTGAAACCCGCGGAACTCTTCGATACCGCGGATGCGTGA
- a CDS encoding pyridoxamine 5'-phosphate oxidase family protein — protein MADFFDELTDEHIAFITRQPVFFVATAAAGARINLSPKGYDSFRVLGRKRVAYLDLGGSGNETHAHLSADGRITLMFCAFDNPALIFRIYGHGRPVLPQDEAWDALAAHFTILPGTRQIFDIALDSTQTSCGWGVPHMTLERERQTLVKYHRQAGTDPSAWVKRRADRTRSIDGLPIRVTDRYVSEDA, from the coding sequence ATGGCGGACTTCTTCGACGAGCTGACCGACGAGCATATCGCGTTCATCACCCGCCAGCCCGTGTTCTTCGTCGCCACCGCCGCGGCCGGCGCGCGCATCAACCTCAGCCCCAAGGGCTACGATTCGTTCCGCGTGCTCGGACGCAAGCGCGTCGCCTATCTCGATCTCGGCGGATCGGGCAACGAGACGCACGCGCATTTGTCCGCGGACGGGCGCATCACGCTGATGTTCTGCGCGTTCGACAATCCCGCGCTCATCTTCCGCATCTATGGGCACGGCAGGCCCGTGCTGCCGCAGGACGAGGCTTGGGATGCGCTCGCGGCGCACTTCACGATCCTGCCCGGCACGCGGCAGATCTTCGACATCGCCTTGGACAGCACGCAAACGAGCTGCGGCTGGGGCGTACCGCACATGACGCTGGAGCGCGAACGCCAGACGCTGGTGAAATACCATCGGCAGGCCGGAACGGACCCCTCGGCGTGGGTGAAGCGCCGCGCCGACCGCACGCGGAGCATCGACGGCCTGCCGATCCGCGTCACCGACCGCTACGTGAGCGAGGACGCCTGA
- the tldD gene encoding metalloprotease TldD, with amino-acid sequence MTDPTRLFYSELDPARAERVVADVLAGTDDGELYMQHTVAESFSFDDGRMKSASFDTTQGFGLRGVSGETTAFAHANEISEAAIRRAGETVALVRGGHGGTLAAPPARTNRKLYVDDDPISAIPFARKVELLQKIDAAARARDPRVVQVSASLTASWSAIEILRGDGFRASDIRPLVRLNVQIVAEKDGRRETGYHGIGGRYLYDRLFEAATWERAIDVALAQALVNLDAVAAPAGEMTVVLGPGWPGVLLHEAVGHGLEGDFNRKGASTFSGRLGERVASPGVTIVDDGSLENRRGSLTIDDEGTPTGRTVLIEDGILKGYMQDRLNARLMGVAPTGNGRRENFAHAPMPRMTNTFMLAGRDDPGEILSRAKSGIYARSFGGGQVDITNGKFVFSCTEAYRIENGRLGAPIKGATLIGSGPEAMQKVVAIGSDLELDEGVGICGKGGQSVPAGVGQPTLMLEGLTVGGTAA; translated from the coding sequence ATGACCGACCCGACCCGCCTGTTCTATTCAGAGCTCGACCCGGCCCGCGCCGAGCGCGTCGTCGCCGACGTTCTCGCCGGCACCGACGACGGCGAGCTCTACATGCAGCACACCGTCGCCGAGAGCTTCAGCTTCGACGACGGCCGCATGAAATCTGCGAGCTTCGACACGACGCAGGGCTTCGGCCTGCGCGGCGTTTCGGGCGAGACCACCGCCTTCGCACACGCCAATGAGATCAGCGAGGCGGCGATCCGGCGCGCGGGCGAGACGGTGGCGCTGGTGCGCGGCGGGCACGGCGGCACGCTCGCCGCGCCGCCCGCGCGCACCAACCGCAAGCTCTACGTGGACGACGATCCGATCAGCGCCATCCCCTTCGCGCGCAAGGTCGAGCTGCTCCAGAAGATCGACGCCGCCGCGCGCGCCCGCGACCCGCGCGTCGTTCAGGTGTCCGCCTCGCTCACCGCGAGCTGGTCCGCCATCGAGATCCTGCGCGGCGACGGCTTCCGCGCCTCCGACATCCGCCCGCTGGTGCGCCTCAACGTCCAGATCGTCGCCGAGAAGGACGGGCGGCGGGAGACCGGCTATCACGGCATCGGCGGCCGCTACCTCTACGACCGGCTGTTCGAGGCGGCGACGTGGGAGCGCGCCATCGACGTGGCGCTCGCGCAGGCGCTGGTGAACCTCGACGCCGTCGCCGCGCCCGCGGGCGAGATGACCGTGGTGCTCGGCCCCGGCTGGCCCGGCGTGCTGCTGCACGAGGCGGTCGGCCACGGCCTCGAAGGCGATTTCAACCGCAAGGGCGCCTCGACCTTCTCCGGCAGGCTCGGCGAGCGCGTCGCGTCGCCCGGCGTGACGATCGTGGACGACGGCAGCCTCGAGAACCGGCGCGGCTCGCTCACCATCGACGACGAGGGCACGCCCACGGGCCGCACCGTGCTGATCGAGGACGGCATCCTCAAGGGCTACATGCAGGACCGGCTGAACGCCCGGCTGATGGGCGTCGCCCCCACCGGCAACGGCCGCCGCGAGAACTTCGCGCACGCGCCAATGCCGCGCATGACGAACACGTTCATGCTGGCGGGCAGGGACGACCCCGGCGAGATCCTCTCCCGCGCGAAGTCCGGCATCTACGCCAGGAGCTTCGGCGGCGGGCAGGTGGACATCACCAACGGCAAGTTCGTGTTCTCCTGCACGGAGGCCTACCGGATCGAGAACGGCAGGCTCGGCGCGCCCATCAAGGGCGCGACGCTGATCGGATCGGGGCCGGAGGCGATGCAGAAGGTCGTCGCCATCGGCAGCGACCTCGAACTCGACGAGGGCGTCGGCATCTGCGGCAAGGGCGGACAGTCCGTGCCCGCGGGCGTCGGCCAGCCCACGCTGATGCTGGAAGGGCTGACGGTGGGCGGCACCGCCGCCTGA
- a CDS encoding flagellar basal body-associated FliL family protein yields the protein MTPINEAIGPEDLAALEAALPRKWWSGRRIVTAALIAVALAAALYGLRWAAAPGVLTPAVPHYVEVPAMTVNLRAKGGERRYLKVRVVIEAASREDAAAISARLPAVIDGFQSFLRELRPQDLGGASGTYRIKEELMVRINRAGAGRASDVLVQELIQQ from the coding sequence ATGACGCCGATCAATGAAGCCATAGGGCCGGAAGACCTGGCCGCGCTGGAGGCTGCGCTGCCGCGGAAGTGGTGGAGCGGCCGGCGCATCGTCACGGCCGCGCTGATCGCCGTCGCCCTCGCCGCCGCGCTCTACGGTCTCCGGTGGGCGGCCGCGCCGGGCGTGCTGACGCCCGCGGTGCCGCACTATGTCGAGGTCCCGGCGATGACGGTGAACCTCCGCGCCAAGGGCGGCGAGCGCCGCTATCTCAAGGTGCGCGTGGTGATCGAGGCGGCAAGCCGCGAGGACGCCGCCGCCATATCGGCGCGGCTTCCGGCGGTGATCGACGGCTTCCAGTCGTTCCTGCGCGAGCTGCGCCCGCAGGACCTCGGCGGCGCCTCCGGCACGTACCGCATCAAGGAAGAGCTGATGGTGCGGATCAACCGCGCGGGTGCCGGGCGGGCGAGCGACGTGCTGGTGCAGGAGCTGATCCAGCAATGA
- the dksA gene encoding RNA polymerase-binding protein DksA produces the protein MNPLQLAYFRKKLLDWKDDIHREAKETLAQLQKEPLQEADATDRASSETDWSIELRARDRQRKLINKIDAALRRIEAGEYGFCEVTGEPISLKRLDARPIATMTVEAQERHERNEKITRDE, from the coding sequence ATGAACCCGCTGCAACTCGCGTATTTCCGCAAGAAGCTTCTCGACTGGAAGGACGACATCCACCGCGAGGCGAAGGAGACGCTCGCCCAGCTCCAGAAGGAGCCCTTGCAGGAGGCGGACGCCACCGACCGCGCATCGAGCGAGACCGACTGGTCGATCGAACTGCGCGCGCGGGACCGGCAGCGCAAGCTCATCAACAAGATCGACGCGGCGCTGCGCCGCATCGAGGCGGGCGAATACGGCTTTTGCGAAGTGACCGGCGAGCCGATCTCGCTGAAGCGCCTCGACGCGCGCCCGATCGCCACGATGACGGTCGAGGCGCAGGAACGCCACGAACGGAACGAGAAGATCACGCGCGACGAATAG
- the fliM gene encoding flagellar motor switch protein FliM produces MTSRSMKFDPEAWLRDDIEAEWAVVREQMQRAAPQGAPARETKRGIPASEQTGIDAIINAGLVSSERLPMLDVVFDRLVRLMTASLRSLTSDNIEISVEAVASVRFGRFLNDMPLPSLIGVARAQEWDNFALLVVRPELAFTIVDVLLGGRRGVPPAHIGGRGFTAIETKLVTRMVGAVLNDLGAAFEPLSPVTFALDRIETNPRFAGIARPTNAAVNARFRVEIDERGGLLDLVIPYATLEPVRELLLQRFMGEKFGRDSIWERHLASELHRTRVDVEAVLGEQQMTLADVMTFKPGQTILFGTRETHPVTLRCGGRTVGHGRMGRCGNRVAVRLTDRETERQPGKTFRPRGED; encoded by the coding sequence ATGACCAGCCGCAGCATGAAGTTCGATCCCGAGGCGTGGCTCCGCGACGACATCGAGGCGGAGTGGGCGGTGGTGCGCGAGCAGATGCAGCGCGCCGCGCCGCAGGGCGCGCCCGCGCGCGAGACGAAGCGCGGCATCCCGGCCTCCGAGCAGACCGGCATCGACGCCATCATCAACGCCGGTCTCGTCTCCAGCGAGCGGCTGCCGATGCTCGACGTGGTGTTCGACCGCCTCGTCCGGCTGATGACGGCGAGCCTCCGCAGCCTCACCTCCGACAACATCGAGATTTCCGTCGAGGCGGTCGCCTCCGTCCGCTTCGGCCGGTTCCTGAACGACATGCCGCTGCCGTCGCTGATCGGCGTGGCGCGCGCGCAGGAATGGGACAATTTCGCGCTGCTCGTCGTCCGCCCCGAGCTTGCCTTCACCATCGTCGACGTGCTGCTCGGCGGACGACGCGGCGTGCCCCCGGCGCACATCGGCGGGCGGGGCTTCACCGCGATCGAGACGAAGCTCGTCACGCGCATGGTGGGCGCGGTGCTGAACGACCTCGGCGCGGCGTTCGAGCCGCTGTCGCCCGTCACGTTCGCGCTCGACCGGATCGAGACCAACCCGCGCTTCGCCGGGATCGCGCGGCCGACGAACGCCGCCGTCAACGCGCGCTTCCGCGTCGAGATCGACGAGCGCGGCGGTCTCCTCGACCTCGTCATTCCCTATGCGACGCTGGAGCCGGTCCGCGAGCTGCTGCTGCAGCGCTTCATGGGCGAGAAGTTCGGCCGCGACTCGATCTGGGAGCGGCATCTCGCGTCGGAGCTTCACCGCACCCGCGTCGACGTGGAAGCCGTGCTCGGCGAGCAGCAGATGACGCTCGCCGACGTGATGACGTTCAAGCCCGGCCAGACCATCCTGTTCGGCACGCGCGAGACGCATCCGGTCACGCTGCGCTGCGGCGGGCGCACCGTCGGGCACGGACGCATGGGCCGCTGCGGCAATCGCGTGGCGGTGCGGCTGACCGACCGCGAGACGGAACGGCAGCCGGGAAAGACGTTCCGCCCGCGCGGCGAGGACTAG
- the arfB gene encoding alternative ribosome rescue aminoacyl-tRNA hydrolase ArfB — protein MISIGRGLAIDAGEIALSFIRASGPGGQNVNKVSTAVELRFDLAGSPSLPEAVKRRAARLAGRRLTAEGVIVLRAERFRTQEMNREDAEARLVALLSEAAVPPTPRVKTKPSRAAKARRTDAKTGRGKVKALRRKPADI, from the coding sequence ATGATCTCCATCGGGCGCGGGCTCGCCATCGACGCGGGCGAGATCGCGCTCAGCTTCATCCGCGCGAGCGGGCCGGGCGGGCAGAACGTCAACAAGGTCTCGACGGCGGTCGAGCTTCGCTTCGATCTCGCCGGCTCGCCGTCGCTGCCCGAGGCGGTGAAGCGCCGCGCCGCGCGGCTCGCCGGACGGCGGCTGACGGCGGAGGGTGTCATCGTGCTGCGCGCCGAGCGCTTCCGCACGCAGGAGATGAACCGCGAGGACGCCGAGGCGCGGCTGGTGGCGCTGCTCTCCGAAGCCGCCGTGCCGCCGACGCCGCGCGTTAAGACGAAGCCGAGCAGGGCCGCGAAGGCGCGCCGCACCGACGCCAAGACCGGGCGCGGCAAGGTGAAGGCGCTGCGCCGCAAACCCGCGGACATCTGA
- a CDS encoding ammonium transporter, whose amino-acid sequence MKPTLGWAGRALAFGAPLLFSLPAFAQDAEPVLDTGDTAWMIVATVLVMAMIVPGLALFYGGLVRTKNMLSVLTQVTAVASLAMLMWVIFGYSMAFGDGGGAFMASFNKAFMAGITSDSLSGTIPEFVFVAFQMTFSAITAALVIGGIVERAKFSAVLIFVALWLPLVYYPLAHMVWAEGGLIFEWGALDFAGGTVVHINAGVSALVGAIILGKRIGYQKEIMAPHSLTMTLIGTGLLWVGWFGFNAGSALGASGGAGLALINTFVATAAAILFWMLTEKVLGHKPSLLGACSGAIAGLVAITPAAGNSGPMGAILLGVVAGVLCCIFVMTIKPKLGIDESLDAFGIHAVGGIIGSILTAVTMLPALGGPGGDDYVFGAQLIIQVQAVVVAIIWVTVGSAIAFTVAKLVTGLRVSEEVEREGLDLGEHGERAYNY is encoded by the coding sequence ATGAAACCAACTCTTGGATGGGCAGGACGCGCGCTGGCTTTCGGCGCCCCCCTGCTGTTTTCACTGCCGGCCTTCGCGCAGGACGCGGAACCGGTCCTCGACACCGGCGACACCGCCTGGATGATCGTCGCCACCGTTCTCGTCATGGCCATGATCGTTCCCGGCCTCGCGCTGTTCTACGGCGGCCTCGTGCGCACCAAGAACATGCTGTCGGTGCTCACCCAGGTCACGGCGGTCGCGAGCCTCGCGATGCTCATGTGGGTGATCTTCGGCTACTCGATGGCCTTCGGTGACGGCGGCGGCGCCTTCATGGCCAGCTTCAACAAGGCGTTCATGGCCGGGATCACGTCGGACTCGCTGTCCGGGACCATCCCGGAATTCGTGTTCGTCGCCTTCCAGATGACCTTCTCGGCGATCACCGCCGCGCTCGTCATCGGCGGCATTGTCGAACGCGCCAAGTTCAGCGCCGTCCTGATCTTCGTGGCCCTGTGGCTGCCGCTGGTCTACTACCCGCTCGCGCACATGGTCTGGGCGGAAGGCGGCCTGATCTTCGAATGGGGTGCGCTTGACTTCGCGGGCGGCACGGTCGTGCACATCAACGCCGGCGTCTCGGCGCTGGTCGGCGCGATCATCCTCGGCAAGCGCATCGGCTACCAGAAGGAGATCATGGCCCCGCACTCGCTGACCATGACCCTGATCGGCACGGGCCTGCTGTGGGTGGGCTGGTTCGGCTTCAACGCCGGCTCGGCGCTCGGCGCCAGCGGCGGCGCGGGCCTCGCGCTCATCAACACCTTCGTCGCCACCGCTGCCGCCATCCTGTTCTGGATGCTCACCGAGAAGGTGCTCGGCCACAAGCCGTCGCTGCTCGGCGCGTGCTCCGGCGCGATCGCGGGTCTCGTTGCGATCACCCCGGCGGCAGGCAACTCGGGCCCGATGGGCGCGATCCTGCTCGGCGTCGTGGCGGGCGTGCTGTGCTGCATCTTCGTGATGACCATCAAGCCGAAGCTCGGCATCGACGAATCGCTGGACGCCTTCGGCATCCACGCGGTCGGCGGCATCATCGGCTCGATCCTGACGGCCGTCACCATGCTCCCCGCCCTCGGCGGACCGGGCGGTGACGACTACGTGTTCGGTGCCCAGCTCATCATCCAGGTCCAGGCGGTCGTGGTCGCCATCATCTGGGTAACGGTGGGTTCGGCGATCGCCTTCACCGTGGCCAAGCTCGTCACCGGCCTGCGCGTCTCCGAGGAAGTGGAGCGCGAGGGTCTCGACCTCGGCGAACACGGCGAACGCGCCTACAACTACTGA
- a CDS encoding zinc-finger domain-containing protein, producing MNATAQKDPFVPEVRYVDTTRVSCDGDEGPLGHPRVYMEMEGGYVDCGYCDRRFILSGGPADTRDK from the coding sequence ATGAACGCCACCGCCCAGAAAGACCCGTTCGTCCCCGAAGTCCGCTACGTCGACACGACGCGCGTGTCGTGTGACGGCGACGAGGGACCGCTCGGCCATCCCCGCGTCTACATGGAGATGGAGGGCGGCTACGTCGACTGCGGCTACTGCGACCGGCGCTTCATCCTTTCGGGCGGACCCGCCGACACGCGTGACAAATAA
- a CDS encoding TonB-dependent receptor: protein MRYRFCLLLAPVLAPVALAHPAAAEETIVVTGHALEQPPGTRAYSVQVIDGAALRDVPGGLETALEAASGFQMFRRTDSRSANPTSQGAQLRGIGGNASSRALVLLDGVPVADPFAGWIPWPAIRPESLSSVRITTGGGAGAFGAGALTGVIELASAGRDRAPVIGIDYGSRDSIAASAGVTVPLGRGFVSVDAGYDRGDGFHLVRRSQRGAVDIPASYEQYGGAVRFVVPVGDETELQVRGAAFADDRVRGVDIVDSANSGADASVRLVSRGALPWEAVAYLQTRDFSSRFARVEADRSAAFPTLDQYSVPATGYGAKVELRPTLGAHALRLGADWRGATGETKEFYTPVANVYTRIREAGGDSNVYGVFVEDDWRLTEALLLTGGVRVDRWSLTNGHLDERQMTGGVLTDTDFAKRSGTEPSARLGLALAATPALTLRAASYLGFRVPTLNELYRPFRVGADATAANAALKPERLRGIEAGFDYRPLSTAHVSVTAFYNRARNAIGNVTLAQGPGTFPGVGFVAGAYRQRLNLDAIEAWGVEANAGLDLGRWSLGLSYAFTDATVEASGASVALDGMRPAQTPKHQASASASWRSGGWSAGAAARYDGARYEDDLQTLRLDDALTLDAFAEAPLGRGLSLRVAAENLADANVEAGRTSDGIVDRGQPRTFWVGVRWRPGR from the coding sequence GTGCGGTATCGTTTTTGCCTTTTGCTCGCCCCCGTGCTCGCTCCGGTGGCCCTCGCGCATCCCGCGGCGGCCGAGGAGACGATCGTCGTCACCGGCCATGCGCTCGAGCAGCCGCCGGGGACGCGGGCCTATTCGGTGCAGGTCATCGACGGCGCTGCGCTGCGGGACGTGCCCGGCGGGCTGGAGACGGCGCTGGAGGCGGCCTCCGGCTTCCAGATGTTCCGCCGCACGGACAGCCGCTCGGCGAACCCGACGAGCCAGGGCGCGCAGCTTCGCGGCATCGGCGGCAATGCGTCGAGCCGGGCGCTGGTGCTGCTCGACGGCGTGCCGGTGGCCGATCCGTTCGCGGGATGGATCCCGTGGCCCGCGATCCGGCCGGAAAGCCTGTCGTCGGTGCGCATCACCACCGGCGGCGGCGCAGGTGCGTTCGGCGCGGGCGCGCTCACCGGCGTGATCGAGCTGGCGAGTGCGGGGCGGGACCGCGCGCCCGTGATCGGCATCGACTACGGCAGCCGCGATTCGATCGCCGCTTCCGCGGGCGTGACCGTGCCGCTCGGCCGGGGCTTCGTGTCGGTCGATGCCGGCTATGACCGCGGCGACGGCTTTCATCTCGTCAGGCGGTCGCAGCGCGGCGCCGTCGATATTCCGGCCTCCTACGAGCAATACGGCGGCGCGGTGCGCTTCGTCGTGCCCGTGGGCGACGAGACCGAGCTCCAGGTGCGCGGCGCGGCGTTCGCGGACGACCGCGTGCGCGGCGTGGACATCGTCGATTCGGCGAACAGCGGCGCCGATGCGAGCGTGCGGCTGGTGTCGCGGGGGGCGCTGCCGTGGGAGGCCGTCGCCTACCTCCAGACGCGCGACTTCTCCTCGCGCTTCGCGCGCGTCGAGGCGGACCGCAGCGCCGCCTTCCCGACGCTCGACCAGTATTCGGTTCCGGCAACCGGCTACGGCGCGAAGGTCGAGCTTCGCCCGACGCTCGGCGCTCATGCCCTGCGCCTCGGCGCGGACTGGCGCGGCGCGACCGGAGAGACGAAGGAGTTCTACACGCCGGTCGCCAACGTCTACACGCGCATCCGCGAGGCGGGCGGCGACAGCAATGTCTACGGCGTTTTCGTCGAGGACGACTGGCGGCTGACGGAGGCGCTGCTGCTGACGGGCGGTGTCCGCGTCGACCGCTGGTCGCTGACGAACGGGCACCTCGACGAGCGCCAGATGACGGGCGGCGTGCTGACCGACACGGATTTCGCGAAGCGCTCGGGCACGGAGCCGAGCGCCCGGCTCGGGCTCGCGCTCGCCGCGACCCCGGCGCTGACGCTGCGCGCCGCTTCCTATCTCGGCTTCCGCGTGCCGACGCTGAACGAGCTTTACCGGCCGTTCCGCGTCGGCGCGGACGCGACCGCCGCAAATGCTGCGCTGAAGCCGGAGCGGCTGCGCGGCATCGAGGCGGGCTTCGACTACCGCCCGCTCAGCACCGCGCATGTCTCGGTCACGGCCTTCTACAACCGCGCGCGGAACGCCATCGGCAACGTCACGCTGGCGCAGGGGCCGGGCACGTTCCCCGGCGTCGGCTTCGTGGCGGGCGCCTACCGGCAGCGGCTCAACCTCGACGCGATCGAGGCGTGGGGCGTCGAGGCCAATGCGGGCCTCGATCTCGGCCGCTGGTCGCTCGGGCTCTCCTACGCGTTCACCGATGCGACGGTGGAGGCGAGCGGCGCATCCGTGGCGCTCGACGGGATGCGCCCGGCGCAGACGCCGAAGCACCAGGCGAGCGCATCGGCGAGCTGGCGCTCGGGCGGCTGGAGCGCGGGCGCGGCCGCGCGCTACGACGGCGCGCGCTACGAGGACGATCTCCAGACGCTCCGGCTCGACGACGCACTGACGCTCGACGCCTTCGCTGAGGCGCCGCTCGGGCGCGGCCTGTCGCTGCGCGTCGCGGCCGAGAATCTCGCGGACGCGAACGTCGAGGCCGGGCGCACCAGCGACGGCATCGTCGATCGCGGCCAGCCGCGGACCTTCTGGGTCGGCGTGCGCTGGCGGCCCGGCCGCTAG